One window of the Streptomyces sp. TS71-3 genome contains the following:
- a CDS encoding LON peptidase substrate-binding domain-containing protein, producing MTTVRLPLFPLNSVLFPGLVLPLNIFEERYRAMMRELLKTPDDESRRFAVVAIRDGHEVAPSSPGLPDQTAVPERGPSAGFGSDPMKAFHAVGCIADAATIRERADGGFEVLATGTTRVRLKSLDSSGAFLTAELQELPEEPGDEAGALAEGVLRAFRAYQKRLAGARERSLSTDAELPDEPSVVSYLVAAAAVLDTPTKQRLLQAPDTASRLRDELRLLRTESAVIRSLPSLPAIELTRGPTSLN from the coding sequence GTGACGACCGTCCGGCTGCCGCTCTTCCCGCTGAACTCGGTGCTGTTCCCGGGTCTCGTACTGCCCCTGAACATCTTCGAGGAGCGCTACCGCGCCATGATGCGCGAACTGCTCAAGACGCCCGACGACGAGTCCCGCAGATTCGCGGTGGTCGCGATCCGGGACGGGCACGAGGTGGCACCCAGTTCCCCGGGCCTGCCCGACCAGACGGCGGTCCCGGAGCGCGGCCCCTCGGCGGGCTTCGGCAGCGACCCGATGAAGGCCTTCCACGCGGTGGGCTGCATCGCGGACGCGGCCACCATCAGGGAGCGCGCCGACGGCGGCTTCGAGGTGCTGGCCACCGGCACGACCCGCGTCCGGCTGAAGTCGTTGGACTCCTCCGGTGCGTTCCTGACCGCCGAGCTCCAGGAGCTGCCCGAGGAGCCCGGCGACGAGGCGGGGGCGCTGGCCGAAGGGGTGCTGCGGGCCTTCAGGGCGTACCAGAAGCGCCTGGCAGGGGCGCGGGAGCGGTCGCTGTCCACGGACGCCGAGCTGCCGGACGAGCCGTCCGTCGTGTCGTACCTGGTTGCCGCGGCCGCGGTACTCGACACCCCCACCAAGCAGCGGCTGCTGCAGGCCCCCGACACCGCGTCGCGGCTCCGCGACGAGCTGCGGCTGCTGCGCACCGAGAGCGCGGTGATCCGCTCCCTGCCGTCGCTGCCCGCGATCGAACTGACCCGCGGCCCCACCAGTCTCAACTGA